Proteins encoded within one genomic window of Tigriopus californicus strain San Diego chromosome 12, Tcal_SD_v2.1, whole genome shotgun sequence:
- the LOC131891831 gene encoding beta-1,4-N-acetylgalactosaminyltransferase bre-4-like, translating into MNFIERNVGKHVALGGRYSPQGCVARHKVAIVIPYRNRPTHLPLFLQHMHPFLQRQQLDYGIYVVNQXDSNDFNRAMLFNVGFAEAIKDANWDCYIFHDVDLLPEDDRNLYTCPEIPRHMSVAVSTKKYILPYFRMFGGVVALTKSHLFKVNGFSNQFWGWGGEDDDMANRIFHFGMNISRYSEEIARYKMSKHKKEKPSKTRFQSLSRGRRSFNTDGFNNLNYRLMSKDLVPLWTNLDVILDRVEPALKV; encoded by the exons AAACATGTGGCCCTGGGTGGACGATATTCTCCTCAAGGCTGCGTGGCACGCCACAAAGTTGCTATTGTGATTCCATATCGCAATCGACCAACTCATTTACCTCTCTTCCTTCAACATATGCATCCATTCCTTCAGCGCCAGCAACTAGATTACGGGATTTACGTGGTAAATCAGG NGGATTCAAATGACTTTAACCGTGCGATGTTATTCAACGTTGGATTTGCTGAGGCAATAAAAGACGCTAATTGGGATTGCTATATATTTCATGACGTGGATCTTTTACCAGAAGACGACAGGAATCTGTATACTTGCCCTGAAATTCCTCGACACATGTCAGTGG cTGTGAGCACCAAGAAGTATATACTTCCTTATTTCAGAATGTTTGGCGGAGTAGTGGCACTTACAAAATCTCACTTATTTAAGGTCAACGGGTTTTCTAACCAGTTTTGGGGCTGGGGAG GTGAGGATGATGACATGGCAAATCGgatatttcattttgggaTGAACATCTCACGATATAGTGAAGAAATTGCCAG ATACAAGATGTCAAAACATAAGAAAGAGAAGCCTAGTAAGACTCGATTTCAATCCTTATCGAGAGGACGAAGAAGCTTCAACACGGACGGATTCAATAATCTCAA TTACCGGTTGATGAGTAAAGACCTTGTTCCTCTTTGGACAAATCTTGATGTAATTTTGGATCGCGTTGAGCCTGCCCTCAAGGTCTAA